A stretch of DNA from Pseudonocardia hierapolitana:
GGACTTCACCGGCGTCCCGTGCGTCGTCGACCTCGCCACGATGCGCGAGGCCGTCACCGAGCTCGGCGGCGACCCGGCGAAGGTCAACCCGCTAGCGCCCGCCGAGCTCGTGATCGACCACTCGGTGATCGCCGACCTCTTCGGCCGGCCGGACGCCTTCGAGCGCAACGTCGAGCTGGAGTACCAGCGCAACCGCGAGCGCTACCAGTTCCTGCGGTGGGGTCAGGGCGCGTTCAGCGAGTTCAAGGTGGTGCCGCCGGGCACCGGCATCGTGCACCAGGTCAACATCGAGTACCTCGCGCGGGTCGTGATGACCCGTGGCGGCCAGGCTTATCCCGACACCCTCGTCGGCACCGACTCGCACACCACCATGGTCAATGGCCTGGGTGTGCTCGGGTGGGGCGTCGGCGGCATCGAGGCCGAGGCGGCCATGCTCGGCCAGCCCGTCTCGATGCTCATCCCGCGCGTGGTGGGCTTCAAGCTCACCGGCGAGATCCCGGCAGGCGCCACCGCCACCGACGTCGTGCTGACGATCACCGAGATGCTGCGCAAGCACGGCGTGGTCGGCAAGTTCGTCGAGTTCTACGGCGAGGGTGTCGGCGCCGTGCCGCTGGCCAACCGGGCCACGATCGGCAACATGAGCCCCGAGTTCGGTTCCACCGCCGCGATCTTCCCGATCGACGACGAGACGATCCGCTACCTGAAGTTCACGGGCCGGCCGGACGCGCAGGTCGAGCTCGTCGAAGCGTACGCCAAGGAGCAGGGGCTCTGGCACGACCCGTCGCGGGAGCCGGTCTACTCCGAGACCCTCGAGCTGGACCTGTCCACCGTCGTCCCCTCGATCGCCGGGCCGAAGCGGCCGCAGGACCGCATCGCGCTGACCGAGGCGAAGAACTCCTTCCGCTCCGCGCTCGTCGACTACGCCGACGGCACCCCGGCGCCGCACTCGGCGCTCGACGAGGCCGTCGAGGAGAGCTTCCCGGCCAGCGACCCGGCGGCGTTCGGGAGCAGCACCGGCAACGGGGTGCCCCGCACGCCCATCTCGGCGGCCGCCGGGGCAGGCGGGCGGGCGAGCAAGCCGACGCAGGTCACCATGGCGGACGGCACGACGTTCGAGCTCGACCACGGCGCCGTCGTGATCTCCGCGATCACCTCGTGCACCAACACGTCGAACCCCTCGGTGATGCTGGGCGCGGCCCTGCTGGCGAAGAACGCGGTGGACAAGGGGCTCGCGGTCAAGCCGTGGGTGAAGACGACGATGGCACCGGGCTCGAAGGTCGTCACCGACTACTACGAGCGTTCCGGGCTGTGGCCGTACCTGGAGAAGCTCGGCTACCACCTCGTCGGCTACGGCTGCACCACGTGCATCGGCAACTCCGGCCCGTTGCCCGACGAGATCTCCGCGGCGGTCAACGAGGCCGACCTCGCGGTCGTGTCCGTGCTGTCGGGCAACCGCAACTTCGAGGGCCGCATCAACCCCGACGTCAAGATGAACTACCTGGCCTCGCCGCCGCTGGTCATCGCGTACGGGCTGGCCGGCACGATGGACTTCGACTTCGAGAACCAGCCGCTCGGCCAGGACCCGGAGGGGAACGACGTCTTCCTGCGCGACATCTGGCCGTCGCCGCAGGACGTGCAGACGACGATCGACAGCGCGATCAGCCAGGAGATGTACACCGGGCGCTACGCCGACGTCTTCGCAGGCGACGAGCGGTGGCGCTCGCTGCCCACGCCCGAGGGCGACACCTTCGAGTGGGCCCCCGACTCCACCTACGTCCGCAAGCCCCCGTACTTCGAGGGCATGCAGCCGGAGCCGGAGCCGGTTCAGGACATCTCCGGGGCGCGGGTGCTCGCCCTGCTGGGGGACTCGGTCACGACCGACCACATCTCCCCCGCAGGCTCCATCAAGGAGGACACCCCGGCCGGGCAGTACCTGCGCGAGCACGGCGTGGAGAAGCGGGACTTCAACTCCTACGGCTCCCGCCGCGGCAACCACGAGGTGATGATCCGCGGCACGTTCGCCAACATCCGGCTGCGCAACCTGCTCCTGGACGGCGTGTCCGGCGGCTACACCCGCGACTTCACCCAGAACGGCGGGCCACAGGCGTTCATCTACGACGCCGCGCAGAACTACGCCGCGCAGGGCACTCCCCTGGTCGTCCTCGGCGGCAAGGAGTACGGCTCCGGCTCGTCGCGCGACTGGGCGGCCAAGGGCACCGCGCTGCTGGGCGTCAGGGCCGTGATCGTGGAGAGCTACGAGCGCATCCACCGCTCCAACCTGATCGGGATGGGTGTGCTGCCCCTGCAGTTCCCGCAGGGCGAGTCGGCGAGCTCGCTCGGCCTCGACGGCACCGAGACGTTCGACATCAGCGGCGTCACGGCGCTCAACGACGGTTCGACGCCGCGCACGGTGCACGTCACGGCCACCAAGGAGTCGGGCGAGAAGATCGAGTTCGACGCGACCGTGCGGATCGACACCCCCGGCGAGGCGGACTACTACCGCAACGGCGGGATCATGCAGTACGTGCTGCGCGGCATGCTGCGCAGCTGACCAACCACCCGGGAACCCCCGCCGGTCGCCGGCGGGGGTTTCTTCGTACCCACCCCGTACTCGCGTGCGTATACTCGCGGCCGAGTAAGGAGGTCGCGGTGGCCAGGAAGGTGCGCAACCTGCTCGGTCTCGCGGTGCTCGCCACCGTCGTCGAGCGGCCGATGCACCCGTACGAGATCGCCACGGTGATACGGGAACGCGGCAAGGACCGGGACATGGGCCTCAAGTGGGGCTCGCTCTACACGGTCGTGCGCAACCTCCACCGCCACGGCTTCATCGAGGTCGCCGAGAACGCCCGCCAGGGCGCACGGCCCGAACGCACCGTCTACCGCATCACGGACGACGGCCGCCACGAGCTGCAGGACTGGGTGCGCGAGCTGATCGCCGTGCCCGTCCACGAGCCGCCCCGCTTCGAGGCCGGACTCTCCGTATGGGCCGCGCTCGACCCCGACGAGGTCACGGCCCTCCTCCGGCAGCGGCTGGCCCGCCTCGACGAGGAGAACGCCGCCCAGCACGCCGCCCTCGAGGAGAACCGCCGGGAGGTACCGCGGATGTTCCTCGTGGAGGCCGAGTACGACCTCGCGCTCCGAGAGGCAGACGCCGAGTTCACCCGCGCCCTGCTCGACGAGCTCACGCGCGGCACCTTCCCCGACCTGCAGCAGTGGCGCGACCAGCACGCCGCGGCCGAAGGGAGGCCCACCGCCAGCAGCTGAGAGATCGGCCCCGGCGGGTGCGGCAACACCGCGCCGGGGCCTTCACCCCGCACCGAACCGCGGAACGGCACCGGCCACGAGGCAGCACCGAGCAGGATATCCGGGCTTCTCCGCCGTTCGGGCATGCAGTCACCCGAGAAACGGAGCAGTCATGACCGACATCCGCCCGTACCGCCCGCAGGCCACCGGCATGGAGGGCCCGATCGCCCGCTGGTACGCCCGCATCCGCGGCACCGCACCCCAGCTCGCCGCCGTGCGGGCGCAGGCCGCCCAGCTGACGGCCGGCCTCCCCGAGGGGGCGCGGATCCTCGAGGTCGCCCCCGGCCCGGGCTACCTCGCCGTGGAGCTAGCCCGCCTCGGCTTCGACGTCACCGGCGTCGACCTGAGCGCCACGTTCGTCCGGCTCGCCACCGACACGGCCCGCCGCGCAGGCGTCGACGCCCGGTTCCTGCGCGCCGACGCCGCCGACCTCCCCCTGCCCGACGCCTCCGTCGACCTCGTGGTCTGCCAGGCCGCGTTCAAGAACTTCGGGCGCCCGGTCGCCGCGCTCGACGAGATGCACCGGGTGCTGCGCCCGGGCGGCACCGCCGTGATCGGCGACATGAACGGCAACGCCACCGCCGCTGACATCCGCCAGGAGGTCGACGGCATGGGGCTGGGCCGGCTCAACGCCGCGCTCACGCGCGCCGTGCTCTCCGGCCTGCGCCGCCGGGCCTACGCGGCCGACCACTTCCGCGTCGCCGCCGCGGCGAGCGCGTTCGGCACCTGCGAGGTGCGTGCCGAGGGCCTGAGCCTGGAGGTGCGGCTGCCGCGCGCCGCCTGAGCCGGCCCGGCCGTTCGTGCTCGTTGCAGTAAGGCCACCTTCCCGCAGCCTCGTTGCAGGAAGGTGGCCTTACTGCAACTCCCCCGCCGCCGTGGGTCAATGATCCGTTGCCGATCCGATGGCGTCAATGATTCATTGACGAAATGTACGGACTATCGTCGGTGCCGTGACCATCGCACTCGCCGGGCTCGCCGTCGCGCTCGGGGCGTTGGTGCAGGGCACGGTCGGGTTCGGCATCGCGCTCGTGTCCGTGCCCCTGCTGGCGATCATCGACCCCGGGCTCGTACCCGTCCCGATGCTGATGCTCGCCACCGCCCACGCGATGCTCACGCTGCGCCGCGAGTACCGCGACACCGACTGGGCCGGCGTGGGCTGGGCGCTGCTCGGCCGCCTCCCGGGCATCGCCATCGGCGTGCTCGCCGTGGCGCTGCTGCCGCCCCGCTGGTTCGGACTGGCGGTAGCCGTCGTCGTGCTGGGCTGCGTGGCACTGTCGGTGGTGCACTGGCGGCCCCGCCCCACCGTGCCCGCACTGCTGGTCGCCGGGGTGGTGTCCGGAGCGGCCGGCACGGCGTCCGCGATCGGCGGGCCCCCCGTCGCGCTGCTCTACCAGCACGCGCACGGCGCCCGGGTGCGAGGCACGCTCGCCGCCTACTTCGTGGCCGGCTCGCTGCTCTCCCTCGCAGGCCTCCTCGTCGGCGGCCAGGTCGACGCCGACGCCGTGCAGGCCGCCGCCGTCATGGTGCCGTTCCTGATCGCCGGCTTCGCCTTGTCGAACCCCGCCCGGCGCCTCCTCGACCGCGGGTGGACCCGGCCCGCTGTGCTCGCGCTCGCCGCCGGAGGCGCCATCGCCCTGCTCGCCCAGACGGCGCTGGGCTGACCGGGAATCGCCGCTGGGGCCGACGCACTCCCCGTCCTTGCCCCTCGTCTTTGTAGCGCTATAAATCGCGTCGGCACCTGACGATGTCAGGTCGGAGGGGACGGCGCGTGAGCTCGGACACCATCGCCCGCCGATCCTTTCTCGTGGGGTCGACGGGCGCACTGGCACTGGGAGCGCTCGGGCTGTCCGGCTGCGCCGCCCCGACCGGTGGGCGCTCGACGCTGCGCTTCTACCAGCAGAAGCAAGAGGTCATCACCTACTTCGACGGATTGCTGCGCAGGTTCGAGTCCGAACACCCGGGCATCTCGGTCGTCCACGACACCACCGACGTGATCGCGCCCCAGTTCGTCCGCGGCGAGCCGGCCGATGTCGGCTGCTTCAACGACAACCTCGAGCTCGCCCGCTACATCTCGCGCGGCCAGATGAGCGACCTGTCGCACCTCCCGTCGGCCGCGACGGTCCGGACCGACATCGGCGGCCTGACCGACGGGAGAGCGACCGGAGCGAGTTCCGCATCGGCCCGGTCACCAGGCGAGCCGAGGTGGTCCCGCCCGTCCGCGAGTGGACCGTCACGTTCCTCGCGCTCCGGCCGACCGGCGTCACCGTCGACCGCGCGCCCGTGGACGTGACCGGCACCGACGGGCGCTGGAGCGGCACGGTCAGCGCGCCGGCCGGGGCCGAGACCGTGGTCCGGGTCGGGGGCTGGCCGCTGCGTGTCGGCACGACGCGGGAGGACGCCGTCCTGGAGCTCCTCGAGGCCGCCCAGATCGGCAACCCGGAGAAGCTCGCGGCGTGGGAGGTCGTCCGCGGCTCCCGACCGGTCGCGGAACGCCTCGCGGAGCTCTCCGCCGTGGAGCTACCCGACGCGGTCCGGTCGGCGATCACCGAGCTGCTCGGCGCGGTCGGCGCCGGCGAGGGGTGACGGCGCGGGCGCGCTCTCGCGGACGACGATGCGGTGCCCCACCGTGACCTGCCGCCCCGGGAGCTCGGGGTCGTCCATCCGTTCGAGGAGCAGCTCGAGCGCCCGCTCCCCCAGGGTCCGGGTGTCGGGCGCGACGCTGGTGAGGCTCGGCACCGTGCTCGCGGTGAGCTCGATGTCGTCCCACCCGATCACCGCGACGTCGCCCGGCACCGCGAACCCGCGCAGCTGCAGCGCACGGAGGGCACCGACGGCGGCCAGGTCGTCGCGGCAGAGCAGGCCGTCGACGGCGAGCCCGGCATCGAGCGCGGCACCGAGCGCGTGCTCGGCCCCGACCGCGTCACCCGCTTCCCTGGCCACGAGCAACGCCGCGTCGAACGGCAGGCCCGCGTGCTCGAGACCTCGCCGGTACCCCTCGATGCGCAGCTCGGACGGCCGTGAGAGGGCGCCGATCTCGTGGCCGAGGAAGCCGATGCGGCGCCGCCCGAGCACGACCAGGTGGGTGACGGCCTCCTCGGCGGCGGCGACGTTGTCGATGGCCACCTGGTCGGCGGTCGGGGGCCGCGGGTCCTCCCCGACGAAGACGAGCGGGGTGTCGCGCCGCAGGCCTTCCAGCTCGGCGGCGGTGAGCGCCTGGGGCTGGATCACGACCCCGTCGACGATGCCGGCCTGGAGGTCGCGCAGCACGGAGCGCTCGCCCTCGGGCGTGCCGCCGGTCTCCTCGAGGAGCAACCGGTACCCGCGGGCCGTGCTCACCCGGGCGAACACGTGGGCCAGCTCGGCGAAGTAGGGGCGGCGCAGGTCCGGCACGGCGAGCGCGAGAACGCTCGACCGGCCGGTGGCCAGGCTGCGGCCGCTGAGGTTGGGGCGGTAGCCGAGCTCGTCGATCGCGGCCTGCACGCGCTCCCGCATCCGAGGGCTCACGTGCCGGTAGCCGCGCACCACGTTGGACACCGTCATCACGGACACCCCGGCCCGCGTGGCGACGTCCCGCAGCGTGACCCTCTCCACCGTGGCACCATACCGGTCGACCTGGGATTTGTAGCGCTATAAACTCCCGACCGTGAGCGCTCCCCCCGCACCCCTCTCCGAGCTCCCCCTCGCCTCCCGCCAGGACGGCTCCCACCCCCGTCCCCAGCTGATCCGCTCCACTTGGGCGGACCTGGACGGCACGTGGTCGTTCCGGCACGACGACGCGGACACGGGCCTCGCCGCCGGCTGGTGCGCAGGCCTGCCGGCGGCGCAGGAGATCATCGTGCCGTTCCCGCCCGAGTCGGTGGCGTCGGGGATCGCCGAGCCGGGCTTCCACCGCGTGGTCTGGTACGCCCGGACGGTCAGCGCGGACGATGTCGCCACCGCCGGCAGGTCCGAGCACGCGCCCGTGGTGCTGCTGCACTTCGGCGCGGTGGACTACAGGGCCCGGGTGTGGATCGACGGGAGGTTCGTCGGGGAGCACGAGGGCGGCCACACCCCGTTCACCTTCGACGTGACCGCGCTCGTGGCGGACGGGGCCGACCACGTCCTCGTCGTGCGCGCCGAGGACGACCCGCACGACCTCACGCAGCCGCGGGGCAAGCAGGACTGGCACGAGGACGCGCACGCCATCTGGTACCGGCGCACCACCGGGATCTGGCAGACCGTGTGGCTCGAAGCGGTCCCGGCGACGAGCATCGCGCACCTGCGGTGGCTGCCCGCGGGCCCCGCCGCTGTCGACCTGAGCGTCCGGCTGCGCGGCCGCCCCGCCGCCGGCGCGCGCCTGCGGGTC
This window harbors:
- a CDS encoding aconitate hydratase; protein product: MSTDSFGAKGTIQAGGSEHEIFRLSAVEGAERLPFSLKVLLENLLRTEDGANVTADHIRALAGWDPTAEPDTEIQFTPARVVMQDFTGVPCVVDLATMREAVTELGGDPAKVNPLAPAELVIDHSVIADLFGRPDAFERNVELEYQRNRERYQFLRWGQGAFSEFKVVPPGTGIVHQVNIEYLARVVMTRGGQAYPDTLVGTDSHTTMVNGLGVLGWGVGGIEAEAAMLGQPVSMLIPRVVGFKLTGEIPAGATATDVVLTITEMLRKHGVVGKFVEFYGEGVGAVPLANRATIGNMSPEFGSTAAIFPIDDETIRYLKFTGRPDAQVELVEAYAKEQGLWHDPSREPVYSETLELDLSTVVPSIAGPKRPQDRIALTEAKNSFRSALVDYADGTPAPHSALDEAVEESFPASDPAAFGSSTGNGVPRTPISAAAGAGGRASKPTQVTMADGTTFELDHGAVVISAITSCTNTSNPSVMLGAALLAKNAVDKGLAVKPWVKTTMAPGSKVVTDYYERSGLWPYLEKLGYHLVGYGCTTCIGNSGPLPDEISAAVNEADLAVVSVLSGNRNFEGRINPDVKMNYLASPPLVIAYGLAGTMDFDFENQPLGQDPEGNDVFLRDIWPSPQDVQTTIDSAISQEMYTGRYADVFAGDERWRSLPTPEGDTFEWAPDSTYVRKPPYFEGMQPEPEPVQDISGARVLALLGDSVTTDHISPAGSIKEDTPAGQYLREHGVEKRDFNSYGSRRGNHEVMIRGTFANIRLRNLLLDGVSGGYTRDFTQNGGPQAFIYDAAQNYAAQGTPLVVLGGKEYGSGSSRDWAAKGTALLGVRAVIVESYERIHRSNLIGMGVLPLQFPQGESASSLGLDGTETFDISGVTALNDGSTPRTVHVTATKESGEKIEFDATVRIDTPGEADYYRNGGIMQYVLRGMLRS
- a CDS encoding PadR family transcriptional regulator; protein product: MARKVRNLLGLAVLATVVERPMHPYEIATVIRERGKDRDMGLKWGSLYTVVRNLHRHGFIEVAENARQGARPERTVYRITDDGRHELQDWVRELIAVPVHEPPRFEAGLSVWAALDPDEVTALLRQRLARLDEENAAQHAALEENRREVPRMFLVEAEYDLALREADAEFTRALLDELTRGTFPDLQQWRDQHAAAEGRPTASS
- a CDS encoding class I SAM-dependent methyltransferase, with translation MTDIRPYRPQATGMEGPIARWYARIRGTAPQLAAVRAQAAQLTAGLPEGARILEVAPGPGYLAVELARLGFDVTGVDLSATFVRLATDTARRAGVDARFLRADAADLPLPDASVDLVVCQAAFKNFGRPVAALDEMHRVLRPGGTAVIGDMNGNATAADIRQEVDGMGLGRLNAALTRAVLSGLRRRAYAADHFRVAAAASAFGTCEVRAEGLSLEVRLPRAA
- a CDS encoding sulfite exporter TauE/SafE family protein; its protein translation is MTIALAGLAVALGALVQGTVGFGIALVSVPLLAIIDPGLVPVPMLMLATAHAMLTLRREYRDTDWAGVGWALLGRLPGIAIGVLAVALLPPRWFGLAVAVVVLGCVALSVVHWRPRPTVPALLVAGVVSGAAGTASAIGGPPVALLYQHAHGARVRGTLAAYFVAGSLLSLAGLLVGGQVDADAVQAAAVMVPFLIAGFALSNPARRLLDRGWTRPAVLALAAGGAIALLAQTALG
- a CDS encoding LacI family DNA-binding transcriptional regulator, which gives rise to MERVTLRDVATRAGVSVMTVSNVVRGYRHVSPRMRERVQAAIDELGYRPNLSGRSLATGRSSVLALAVPDLRRPYFAELAHVFARVSTARGYRLLLEETGGTPEGERSVLRDLQAGIVDGVVIQPQALTAAELEGLRRDTPLVFVGEDPRPPTADQVAIDNVAAAEEAVTHLVVLGRRRIGFLGHEIGALSRPSELRIEGYRRGLEHAGLPFDAALLVAREAGDAVGAEHALGAALDAGLAVDGLLCRDDLAAVGALRALQLRGFAVPGDVAVIGWDDIELTASTVPSLTSVAPDTRTLGERALELLLERMDDPELPGRQVTVGHRIVVRESAPAPSPLAGADRAEQLGDRRPDRVG